The Nocardia arthritidis genome has a window encoding:
- a CDS encoding acyl-CoA dehydrogenase family protein, producing the protein MFEWSETDVLIRDAVRTFIDREIRPNLDALDSGELSPYPIIRKLFGEFGIDAMGGEAVDKLLARQRAKEVGEAPAEKKEKSSGASPFAGQESLMAVLIGELSGVCMGLVTAMGVSIGLGATTILSRGTLAQKERWLKDIVTMKKVASWAITEPDSGSDAFGGMKTYVKRDGEDYLLNGQKTFITNGPYADVMIVYAKLDEGDGADRRERKVLTFVLDKGMEGLTQGKPFKKMGLHASPTGELFFDNVRLGRDRLLGETEEHKGGDGRESARSSFTAERIGVAFMALGIINECHRLCVDYAKNRKLWGQEIGRFQLVQLKLAKMEIARINVQNMVFNTLERGRAGKPPTLAEASAMKLYASEAATEVAMEAVQLFGGNGYMTEYRVEQLARDAKSLMIYAGSNEIQVTHIAKGLLAQ; encoded by the coding sequence ATGTTCGAATGGTCCGAGACCGATGTGTTGATCCGCGACGCGGTGCGCACCTTCATCGACAGGGAGATCCGGCCGAATCTGGACGCGCTCGACAGCGGGGAGCTGTCGCCGTATCCGATCATCCGGAAGCTGTTCGGAGAGTTCGGCATCGACGCCATGGGTGGGGAGGCGGTCGACAAGTTGCTGGCCAGGCAGCGGGCGAAGGAGGTCGGGGAAGCTCCCGCCGAGAAGAAGGAAAAATCTTCCGGCGCAAGCCCGTTCGCTGGCCAGGAATCGCTGATGGCGGTGCTTATCGGCGAATTGTCCGGTGTCTGTATGGGTTTGGTGACGGCGATGGGCGTGAGCATCGGGCTCGGTGCCACCACAATTCTCTCGCGTGGCACGCTCGCGCAGAAGGAGCGCTGGCTCAAGGACATCGTGACCATGAAAAAGGTTGCGTCCTGGGCGATTACCGAACCCGACAGCGGATCCGACGCGTTCGGCGGGATGAAGACCTACGTGAAACGCGACGGCGAGGATTACCTGCTCAACGGGCAGAAGACGTTCATCACCAATGGGCCCTACGCCGATGTGATGATCGTCTACGCCAAGCTCGACGAGGGTGACGGCGCGGACCGGCGGGAACGCAAGGTGCTCACCTTCGTACTGGACAAGGGTATGGAAGGGCTCACCCAGGGCAAGCCGTTCAAGAAGATGGGTTTGCACGCCTCGCCGACCGGCGAATTGTTCTTCGACAACGTCCGATTGGGCCGGGACCGGCTGCTCGGCGAGACCGAGGAGCACAAGGGTGGGGACGGACGGGAAAGTGCCCGTTCGAGTTTCACCGCCGAACGGATCGGTGTCGCGTTCATGGCGCTCGGCATCATCAACGAATGCCACCGGCTGTGCGTCGATTACGCCAAGAACCGCAAGCTGTGGGGTCAGGAGATCGGCCGCTTCCAACTCGTCCAGCTCAAGCTGGCCAAGATGGAGATCGCCCGGATCAACGTGCAGAACATGGTGTTCAACACGCTGGAACGCGGCCGCGCGGGCAAACCGCCGACCCTCGCCGAGGCCTCGGCGATGAAGCTGTACGCCTCCGAGGCGGCCACCGAGGTCGCCATGGAAGCCGTCCAACTCTTCGGCGGCAACGGATATATGACCGAATACCGGGTCGAGCAGCTGGCCCGTGACGCCAAATCCCTGATGATCTACGCGGGCAGCAACGAAATCCAGGTCACCCACATCGCCAAAGGTCTACTCGCCCAATAA
- a CDS encoding protein-tyrosine phosphatase family protein — protein sequence MVTRIGPAPMADEPWNEIVGGLSMGGHWVRGGVPVVVRAEFDVVVSLFQREGHGPGTDVEHHYLNIPDRPLLPEQLDEVFRLAELTAGAVDSGRRVLVRCEYGYNRSGLVVAGALGRLGYPVADAIELVRRRRSEWALHNQAFVEYLTNGHPGPHSA from the coding sequence ATGGTGACCAGAATCGGGCCCGCACCGATGGCGGACGAACCATGGAACGAGATCGTCGGGGGGCTGTCCATGGGCGGCCACTGGGTCCGCGGCGGCGTTCCGGTGGTGGTGCGCGCCGAATTCGACGTGGTGGTCAGCCTTTTCCAACGCGAGGGGCACGGTCCGGGGACCGACGTCGAACACCACTACCTGAACATCCCGGACCGCCCGCTCCTGCCCGAGCAACTGGACGAGGTTTTCCGTCTCGCCGAATTGACCGCGGGGGCGGTCGATTCCGGTCGACGCGTGCTGGTCCGCTGCGAATACGGCTACAACCGGTCCGGGCTCGTCGTCGCGGGTGCTTTGGGGCGGCTCGGTTATCCGGTGGCCGACGCGATCGAGCTGGTGCGCCGTAGGCGGTCCGAATGGGCGCTGCACAATCAGGCGTTCGTGGAATACCTGACGAACGGGCATCCCGGACCGCATTCGGCCTAG
- a CDS encoding purine-cytosine permease family protein, giving the protein MVDVDTRSSNTDGIAAAKETLEDYTLRFAPRSYRKWSPAVVGISALGGIAYLADFAIGANIGISYGTGNALLGIGIFALVILLTGFPLAYYAARYNIDLDLITRGSGFGYYGSVITNIVFASFTFIFFALEGSIMAQGLKLGLGVPLWLGYATSTLIIFPLVIYGMNTLAKLQVWTTPLWLLLMVLPFGFLLVRHPDSVSAFFGYGGENGSGVSISGALLAAGVCLSLIGQIAEQIDYLRFMPPRTPENARKWWGWMLLAGPGWVLFGALKQVVGLFLAVYLIANLPAAQGIANQPVHQFLEIYRDMVPGWLAMTLAVVLVVISQIKINVTNAYSGSLAWTNSYTRITKTYPGRLIFLGVNLVIALILMEANMFDFLNNILGFYANCGIAWIVTVATDIAINKYLLKISPKRPEFRRGMLYDFNPVGLVGFGLSGALSIMTFFGLFGDLLKPYSPLVAVVVAFVATPITAIATKGRYYLRRGDDGIDLPMFDEHGNPSGELLTCHVTGMEFERPDMIASAVPGPEGEIQYISSLALSTDRHGVHLLPEQR; this is encoded by the coding sequence GTGGTCGATGTCGATACCCGCTCGTCGAATACCGACGGGATAGCGGCCGCCAAAGAAACGCTGGAGGATTACACGCTGCGCTTCGCGCCGCGCAGCTACCGCAAGTGGAGTCCGGCCGTTGTCGGCATCTCCGCCCTCGGCGGCATCGCCTACCTGGCCGACTTCGCCATCGGCGCGAATATCGGCATCTCGTACGGCACCGGAAACGCCCTGCTGGGCATCGGCATCTTCGCGCTCGTCATCCTGCTGACGGGATTCCCGCTGGCCTACTACGCGGCGCGCTACAACATCGATCTCGACTTGATCACGCGCGGTAGCGGTTTCGGCTACTACGGCTCGGTGATCACCAATATCGTATTCGCCTCGTTCACCTTCATCTTCTTCGCGCTCGAGGGGTCGATCATGGCCCAGGGCCTGAAACTCGGCCTGGGCGTGCCGCTTTGGCTGGGCTACGCCACCTCGACGCTGATCATCTTCCCGCTGGTCATCTACGGTATGAACACGCTGGCGAAGCTGCAGGTGTGGACGACCCCGCTGTGGCTGCTGCTGATGGTGCTGCCGTTCGGCTTCCTGCTGGTGCGCCACCCCGACTCGGTGTCCGCGTTCTTCGGTTACGGCGGTGAAAATGGTTCGGGCGTCAGCATTTCCGGTGCGCTGCTGGCCGCGGGCGTATGCCTCTCGCTGATCGGTCAGATCGCCGAGCAGATCGACTACCTGCGCTTCATGCCGCCGCGCACTCCGGAGAACGCGCGCAAGTGGTGGGGCTGGATGCTGCTGGCCGGACCCGGCTGGGTGCTGTTCGGCGCGCTCAAGCAGGTGGTCGGCCTCTTCCTGGCGGTCTACCTGATCGCGAATCTGCCTGCGGCGCAAGGCATCGCCAACCAGCCGGTGCATCAGTTCCTGGAGATCTACCGCGATATGGTGCCGGGCTGGCTGGCCATGACCCTCGCCGTGGTGCTCGTGGTCATCAGCCAGATCAAGATCAACGTGACCAACGCCTATTCCGGCTCGCTTGCCTGGACCAACTCCTACACCCGGATCACCAAGACCTATCCGGGCCGACTGATCTTCCTCGGCGTGAACCTGGTGATCGCGCTGATCCTGATGGAAGCCAACATGTTCGACTTCCTCAACAATATCCTCGGCTTCTACGCCAACTGCGGCATCGCCTGGATCGTCACCGTCGCAACGGATATCGCGATCAACAAGTATCTGCTGAAGATCTCGCCGAAGCGGCCGGAATTCCGCCGCGGCATGCTTTACGACTTCAATCCCGTTGGGCTGGTTGGTTTCGGCCTGTCCGGGGCGCTGTCGATCATGACGTTCTTCGGACTGTTCGGCGATCTGCTGAAGCCGTATTCGCCGCTGGTCGCGGTGGTCGTCGCATTCGTCGCGACACCGATCACCGCCATCGCGACCAAGGGCCGTTACTATCTGCGCCGCGGCGACGACGGTATCGACCTGCCGATGTTCGACGAACACGGCAACCCGTCGGGTGAGCTGCTGACCTGCCATGTCACCGGAATGGAATTCGAGCGTCCGGACATGATCGCCTCCGCGGTTCCCGGGCCCGAAGGCGAGATCCAGTACATCAGCTCACTGGCACTGTCGACCGACCGGCACGGGGTGCACCTGCTGCCCGAGCAGCGCTGA
- a CDS encoding MaoC family dehydratase, producing MTSETAARVVEFDDSGLETWSEEDRFTVTGERIAEYAAATNDPIAAHLKGEVASPIFGIVPVFEAMMMPVIDVVPLDIFGRVMHGEQDFHFHRAIRPGDELVSRAKAIGYAGRSNGSTVTILIECRTAAGELVNEQYLTAFFRNIDAGKTVGAAAPPHKFDEALRAREPDAVVPQHVDDDQTFRYSPASGDPVPLHLDEQVAKDAGLPGIIAHGLCTMAFASWAVLTAVGDSDVDRLKRFAVRFAKMVFPGDDLVTRIWRVGSENGRTTYAFETLRGDDVVLSDGLAEIAD from the coding sequence ATGACCTCCGAAACCGCGGCCCGGGTCGTCGAATTCGACGATTCGGGCCTGGAAACCTGGTCGGAGGAGGATCGGTTCACGGTCACCGGCGAGCGGATCGCCGAATACGCCGCCGCCACCAACGATCCCATCGCGGCGCACCTGAAAGGCGAGGTGGCCTCCCCGATCTTCGGCATCGTCCCGGTATTCGAGGCGATGATGATGCCGGTCATCGACGTGGTGCCGCTGGACATCTTCGGCCGAGTCATGCACGGGGAGCAGGACTTCCACTTCCATCGGGCGATCCGGCCCGGTGACGAGCTGGTCTCGCGGGCCAAGGCCATCGGCTACGCCGGGCGTTCCAACGGCAGCACCGTCACCATCCTCATCGAATGTCGCACCGCCGCTGGGGAATTGGTCAACGAGCAGTACCTGACCGCGTTCTTCCGCAATATCGACGCGGGCAAGACGGTCGGCGCCGCCGCGCCGCCGCACAAATTCGACGAGGCACTGCGCGCGCGGGAACCGGACGCGGTGGTGCCGCAGCACGTGGACGATGACCAAACCTTCCGCTACTCACCGGCTTCCGGCGACCCGGTGCCGCTGCACCTGGACGAGCAGGTCGCCAAGGACGCCGGGCTGCCCGGCATCATCGCGCACGGGCTGTGCACCATGGCCTTTGCGTCGTGGGCGGTGCTGACCGCGGTCGGCGATTCGGATGTCGACCGGCTGAAGCGTTTCGCGGTGCGTTTCGCGAAGATGGTTTTTCCCGGCGACGACCTGGTGACCAGGATCTGGCGGGTCGGCTCCGAAAACGGCCGCACCACATACGCATTCGAAACTCTGCGCGGAGACGACGTCGTGCTCAGCGACGGGCTCGCCGAGATCGCGGACTGA
- a CDS encoding barstar family protein, which produces MPISLSRFLARSVDTKAAAGEHNSPVLGALAVGAAELGAVRFGVPPDYLVRELRAAKMTTVAGVFDEFAAAFQFPYYFGANKDAFDECLRDLDEFVGTAAGYVAVVRDSARLLADAPGERGWFVDAMRDCADYWAAKGIAFRVVLQGESPLADVRLTN; this is translated from the coding sequence ATGCCGATCTCGCTGTCCCGGTTCCTCGCTCGCTCCGTTGATACGAAAGCTGCTGCCGGGGAGCATAATTCGCCGGTGCTTGGGGCGCTCGCGGTCGGCGCCGCCGAGCTCGGCGCCGTTCGCTTCGGCGTGCCGCCGGACTACCTCGTCCGCGAATTGCGCGCCGCCAAGATGACCACCGTCGCCGGTGTTTTCGACGAGTTCGCCGCCGCCTTCCAATTCCCGTACTACTTCGGCGCCAACAAGGACGCGTTCGACGAATGCCTGCGCGACCTCGATGAATTCGTCGGGACCGCCGCCGGATACGTTGCGGTGGTCCGGGATTCGGCCCGCTTGCTGGCCGACGCGCCCGGCGAGCGCGGCTGGTTCGTCGACGCTATGCGCGACTGCGCCGACTACTGGGCCGCGAAAGGTATCGCGTTTCGCGTTGTGCTGCAGGGTGAATCGCCGCTGGCGGACGTGCGGCTGACCAACTAG
- a CDS encoding alpha/beta fold hydrolase — MKSPTTKSPAAAERVPARPKPIKALHVGSGDPLLLLHGFMLSPHCWEQSALRLASHCEVYAPALAGHWGGEPVDRWSVDIETLADRIEDQLDEMGWRTCHIAGNSLGGWLGVELARRGRARTLTMIAPAGGWTFPSINQLRVGLKFLSLVPIIEIGKRLGDFVADNFLVQRFALLALSKNAGAVPRREVAAMITATMHCPAMLPFILGSFRAQGVGDLSTLTTPVRLLLCEFDRIIPNRAFARRYLRELPDSADRILINGVGHIPMLEAPDRIATLIAEHVYASRTRLRAV, encoded by the coding sequence ATGAAGTCACCCACCACCAAGTCCCCCGCCGCCGCCGAACGGGTTCCCGCCAGGCCGAAACCCATCAAGGCACTTCATGTGGGGTCGGGCGATCCGCTTCTCCTCCTGCACGGATTCATGCTCTCGCCGCACTGCTGGGAGCAGTCGGCGCTGCGGCTGGCCTCACACTGCGAGGTGTACGCGCCCGCGCTGGCCGGGCACTGGGGTGGCGAACCGGTGGACCGGTGGTCGGTGGACATCGAGACGCTGGCCGACCGGATCGAGGACCAGCTCGACGAAATGGGCTGGCGCACCTGCCATATCGCGGGGAATTCGCTGGGTGGCTGGCTCGGCGTCGAATTGGCCAGGCGCGGCCGGGCACGCACGCTGACGATGATCGCACCCGCGGGTGGCTGGACCTTCCCGTCGATCAACCAGCTGCGGGTCGGCCTCAAGTTCCTGTCGCTGGTGCCGATCATCGAAATCGGCAAGCGGCTCGGCGATTTCGTGGCCGACAACTTCCTGGTCCAGCGTTTCGCCCTGCTCGCGCTGAGTAAGAACGCAGGCGCCGTGCCGCGCCGCGAGGTCGCCGCCATGATCACCGCGACCATGCACTGCCCGGCCATGCTGCCGTTCATCCTCGGCAGTTTCCGCGCCCAAGGCGTCGGCGACCTGTCCACCCTGACCACCCCGGTCCGCCTGCTGCTGTGCGAATTCGACCGCATCATCCCCAACCGCGCCTTCGCCCGCCGCTACCTGCGCGAACTCCCCGACTCCGCCGACCGCATCCTCATCAACGGCGTAGGCCACATTCCGATGCTGGAGGCCCCCGACCGCATCGCCACCCTCATCGCCGAACACGTCTACGCCAGCCGCACCCGCCTCCGCGCGGTCTGA
- a CDS encoding exodeoxyribonuclease III: MPQIISTVNVNGVRAATGKTGKGMLEWLAVTEADVICIQETRATDEQTRTALAPALDAGWHLARAEPGLKGRAGVGILSRREPRAIRIGFGSAEFDGAARYVEAEFDDVTVASVYVHTGEADTPMQDEKYRFLHELGAHLKAQTRDFVICGDWNVAHTELDIKNWKGNLKNAGFLPGERAWVDDILAAGYVDVVRTLHPGVAGPYSWWSYRGRAYDNDAGWRIDYQLARGDIAGRAKQAVVERAATYALRWSDHAPVTVQYR; encoded by the coding sequence GTGCCGCAAATCATCTCGACAGTGAACGTGAACGGTGTCCGCGCTGCCACGGGCAAGACCGGTAAGGGAATGCTCGAGTGGCTCGCGGTCACCGAGGCCGACGTCATCTGCATTCAGGAGACCCGAGCCACCGACGAGCAAACCCGGACCGCGCTGGCCCCGGCCCTCGACGCGGGCTGGCATCTGGCGCGTGCGGAACCGGGGCTGAAGGGCCGGGCCGGCGTCGGGATACTGTCCAGGCGGGAGCCGCGCGCGATCCGGATCGGTTTCGGCAGTGCCGAATTCGACGGCGCGGCCCGCTACGTCGAGGCCGAATTCGACGACGTCACCGTCGCCAGCGTGTACGTGCACACCGGCGAGGCGGATACCCCGATGCAGGACGAGAAGTACCGGTTCCTGCACGAGCTCGGCGCCCACCTGAAAGCGCAGACGCGGGACTTCGTGATCTGCGGCGACTGGAATGTCGCGCACACCGAACTCGATATCAAGAACTGGAAGGGCAATCTGAAGAACGCCGGATTCCTGCCCGGCGAGCGGGCCTGGGTGGACGACATCCTGGCCGCCGGCTACGTCGACGTGGTGCGCACCCTGCATCCCGGCGTGGCAGGCCCGTACAGCTGGTGGTCGTATCGCGGCCGCGCATACGACAACGACGCGGGCTGGCGCATCGATTACCAGCTGGCCCGCGGTGATATCGCGGGCCGGGCCAAGCAGGCGGTGGTGGAGCGGGCGGCGACGTATGCGCTGCGCTGGTCGGACCATGCGCCGGTGACGGTGCAGTACCGATGA
- a CDS encoding lipid-transfer protein, with protein MANRVYVVGVGMTKFEKPGRRKNEDGSDWDYPDMARESGSKALADAGIAYDLVEQAYVGYVYGESTSGQRAVYELGMTGIPVVNVNNNCSTGSTALYLAAQAIRGGLAQCTLALGFEKMQPGSLGSTWDDREQPMAKHILALAEISEVLFPVAPWMFGAAGREHMKQYGSTAEHFAKIGYKNHKHSVNNPYSQFQDEYSLDDILNSRMIYDPLTKLQCSPTSDGSGAVILASEEFVDKHDLAGQAVEIVGQTMTTDFRSTFDGSAKNIIGYDMNVQAAQQVYRQSGLGPEDFQVIELHDCFSANELLLYEALGLCGPGEAPKLIDANQTTYGGKWVVNPSGGLISKGHPLGATGLAQCSELTWQLRGTADKRQVDNVTAALQHNIGLGGAAVITAYQRADR; from the coding sequence ATGGCGAACAGGGTTTATGTCGTCGGCGTCGGCATGACGAAGTTCGAGAAGCCGGGCCGTCGCAAGAACGAGGACGGCAGCGACTGGGACTACCCGGACATGGCCAGGGAATCCGGTTCCAAGGCGCTCGCCGATGCGGGTATCGCCTACGACCTGGTCGAGCAGGCTTACGTCGGCTACGTCTACGGCGAGTCGACCTCCGGTCAGCGTGCGGTATACGAACTCGGCATGACCGGTATCCCCGTCGTCAACGTCAACAACAACTGCTCCACCGGTTCGACCGCGCTTTACCTTGCGGCACAAGCGATTCGGGGCGGCCTGGCCCAGTGCACGCTGGCACTCGGCTTCGAGAAGATGCAGCCCGGCTCGCTCGGCTCCACCTGGGACGACCGGGAACAGCCGATGGCCAAGCACATTTTGGCGCTCGCCGAGATCTCCGAGGTGCTCTTCCCGGTGGCGCCGTGGATGTTCGGCGCCGCGGGCCGTGAGCATATGAAGCAATACGGTTCCACCGCAGAGCATTTCGCCAAGATCGGGTACAAGAACCACAAGCATTCGGTGAACAATCCCTATTCGCAGTTCCAGGACGAATATTCGCTCGACGACATCCTGAATTCGCGAATGATCTACGACCCGCTCACCAAACTGCAGTGCTCGCCGACCTCCGACGGATCCGGCGCGGTGATTCTCGCGAGCGAGGAATTCGTCGACAAGCACGATCTGGCCGGGCAGGCGGTGGAGATCGTCGGACAGACGATGACCACCGACTTCAGGTCCACCTTCGACGGCAGCGCCAAGAACATCATCGGCTATGACATGAATGTTCAAGCGGCGCAGCAGGTTTACCGGCAGTCCGGACTCGGTCCGGAGGACTTCCAGGTGATCGAGCTGCACGACTGCTTCTCCGCCAACGAGCTGCTGCTGTACGAGGCGCTCGGATTGTGCGGCCCCGGCGAGGCTCCGAAGCTGATCGACGCGAATCAGACCACCTATGGCGGCAAGTGGGTGGTGAATCCGTCCGGCGGCCTCATCTCCAAGGGGCATCCTTTGGGCGCAACGGGTTTGGCGCAATGCTCCGAACTCACCTGGCAGCTGCGCGGCACGGCCGACAAGCGACAGGTCGACAACGTGACCGCGGCCCTGCAGCACAACATCGGCCTCGGTGGCGCCGCCGTCATCACCGCCTACCAGCGCGCCGACCGCTGA
- a CDS encoding type II toxin-antitoxin system Rv0910 family toxin, which produces MGHIEATKDVNATPDALWAVVSDPQTWDKWFTIHERFMEEPPAVLSEGAKLVAKIVMLGMANKLEWTIVSIAAPNKLTLGGTGMAGVKTEFTFDIQPKGDGSTIVVSGDFEGALIKGALGKAVEKDGIKQLDKSLEQLDALASA; this is translated from the coding sequence ATGGGCCACATCGAAGCAACCAAGGACGTCAACGCCACCCCGGACGCGCTGTGGGCGGTGGTCTCCGACCCGCAGACCTGGGACAAGTGGTTCACCATCCATGAGCGCTTCATGGAGGAGCCGCCCGCCGTGCTGAGCGAGGGCGCCAAACTGGTCGCCAAAATCGTCATGCTCGGCATGGCGAACAAGCTGGAGTGGACGATCGTTTCCATCGCCGCGCCGAACAAGCTGACCCTCGGCGGCACCGGAATGGCCGGTGTGAAAACCGAATTCACGTTCGACATCCAGCCGAAGGGCGACGGCAGCACCATCGTTGTCTCCGGTGACTTCGAGGGTGCGCTGATCAAGGGCGCGCTCGGCAAAGCGGTGGAGAAGGACGGCATCAAGCAGCTGGACAAGTCGCTCGAGCAGCTCGACGCATTGGCCTCGGCATGA
- a CDS encoding SDR family oxidoreductase, giving the protein MGALAGRVAVVTGAGRGIGREHALLFAREGAAVVVNDLGGSNAGEGTDAGPAHEVVEEILAAGGRAVANTDNVATWEGAKSLVTQAVSEFGGLDVVVNNAGILRDAFIAGMDESQWDAVIAVHLKGHAAVLHHAAAYWKEQSKAGNQPNAAVINTASASGTTVPNAGQANYGAAKAGIAALTLVAADELARYGVRVNAIAPIARTRLTLATPGMGEMMAAEAEDVEDGGFDAFSPANIAPLVAYLATDKCPVTGKVFAVQGGAISELAGWHDVKTIETDGPWSIDDIAARLP; this is encoded by the coding sequence ATGGGTGCATTGGCAGGACGGGTCGCCGTCGTCACCGGCGCCGGTCGCGGCATCGGCCGTGAGCACGCGCTGCTCTTCGCGCGGGAGGGCGCCGCGGTCGTCGTCAACGACCTCGGCGGCAGCAACGCCGGTGAGGGCACCGATGCGGGCCCGGCGCACGAGGTGGTCGAGGAGATACTGGCCGCCGGTGGCCGCGCGGTCGCCAACACCGATAATGTCGCCACTTGGGAAGGTGCGAAGAGCCTTGTGACCCAGGCTGTTTCGGAGTTCGGTGGGCTCGACGTCGTGGTGAACAACGCGGGTATTCTGCGCGACGCGTTCATCGCGGGCATGGACGAATCCCAGTGGGACGCGGTGATCGCCGTGCACCTGAAGGGACATGCCGCGGTGCTGCACCACGCGGCCGCGTACTGGAAGGAACAGAGCAAGGCGGGCAACCAGCCGAACGCCGCGGTGATCAACACCGCCTCCGCGTCCGGCACCACGGTCCCCAACGCCGGACAGGCCAACTACGGCGCGGCGAAGGCGGGGATCGCCGCGCTGACCCTCGTCGCCGCCGACGAACTCGCGCGCTACGGCGTGCGGGTGAACGCCATCGCGCCGATCGCGCGCACCCGGCTCACCCTGGCCACCCCCGGCATGGGTGAGATGATGGCGGCCGAGGCGGAGGACGTCGAGGATGGCGGGTTCGACGCCTTCAGCCCGGCCAATATCGCACCGCTGGTGGCCTATCTGGCCACCGACAAGTGCCCGGTCACCGGCAAGGTGTTCGCGGTGCAGGGCGGGGCCATCTCCGAATTGGCCGGCTGGCACGACGTGAAGACCATCGAAACCGATGGGCCGTGGTCGATCGACGATATCGCCGCACGGCTGCCGTGA
- a CDS encoding ribonuclease domain-containing protein yields the protein MSPKLIRALAVVGTVAVVALLAVLALRGNGGSNDPVAASLTKSARATTTQARPVEASPPATRAPGVPDRAYATLREIDAGRWPDSANAPGTKGGDPWMNRAGTLPAKDAAGKAITYREWDVNPKQRGQTRDAERIVTGSDGSAWYTGDHYQTFTRMR from the coding sequence ATGAGCCCCAAGCTGATTCGGGCGCTCGCGGTGGTGGGCACGGTGGCGGTCGTCGCCCTGCTCGCGGTGCTCGCGCTGCGCGGCAACGGCGGCAGCAACGATCCGGTGGCCGCCTCGCTGACCAAATCGGCGCGGGCCACCACCACCCAGGCCAGGCCGGTGGAGGCGAGTCCGCCCGCGACGCGCGCCCCGGGCGTTCCCGACCGCGCGTACGCGACCCTGCGCGAGATAGATGCGGGCCGCTGGCCGGATTCGGCGAACGCACCCGGCACCAAGGGCGGCGATCCGTGGATGAATCGGGCGGGCACGCTGCCCGCGAAGGACGCCGCGGGCAAGGCGATCACCTACCGAGAGTGGGATGTGAACCCGAAGCAGCGCGGGCAGACCAGGGATGCCGAGCGCATCGTCACCGGCAGCGACGGCTCCGCCTGGTATACCGGTGATCATTACCAAACCTTCACGAGGATGCGCTGA
- a CDS encoding TetR/AcrR family transcriptional regulator, with protein MARTVDAKPQRRTQEQRSTEMRARLLDATIDCLVEYGYAGTTTPRVAERAGVTRGAQVHHFGSKTDLVVAAISHLAQLRAETAMREMSKVQTGDDPVGAALDFLWELHQGPLFIATAELWVAGRTDPVLAAAMEKVEPFVNNAVLMAVARFVPDEMRRKEARDFIYTAMDALRGILVANFIDPDNERAHRRWQRASVHLRTIAAATLGGTQLSG; from the coding sequence ATGGCCAGGACCGTGGACGCCAAACCGCAGCGGCGCACCCAGGAGCAGCGCAGCACCGAGATGCGGGCGCGGCTACTCGACGCGACCATCGACTGCCTGGTCGAATACGGTTACGCGGGCACGACGACACCCAGGGTGGCCGAGCGCGCCGGCGTCACCCGTGGCGCGCAGGTGCACCACTTCGGCTCCAAGACCGATCTGGTGGTCGCCGCCATCAGCCACCTGGCCCAGCTACGCGCGGAGACCGCGATGCGGGAGATGTCGAAGGTGCAGACCGGCGACGACCCGGTCGGCGCCGCGCTCGACTTCCTGTGGGAACTGCACCAGGGGCCGCTGTTCATCGCCACCGCGGAACTGTGGGTCGCCGGGCGCACCGATCCGGTGCTGGCCGCGGCCATGGAAAAGGTGGAGCCCTTCGTCAACAACGCGGTGCTGATGGCGGTGGCCCGATTCGTGCCGGATGAGATGCGGCGCAAGGAGGCTCGCGATTTCATCTACACCGCGATGGACGCGTTGCGCGGAATTCTGGTGGCCAATTTCATCGATCCGGATAACGAACGGGCGCACCGGCGCTGGCAGCGCGCCTCGGTACATCTGCGCACCATCGCGGCCGCGACGCTCGGCGGCACCCAACTTTCCGGCTGA